In Candidatus Methylopumilus universalis, one DNA window encodes the following:
- a CDS encoding M16 family metallopeptidase, which produces MLKNILLLLLLFPSLLLAQTQEFKLSNGLKVFVREDHRSPVVVSQVWYRAGSLDEVNGKTGVAHVLEHMMFKGTKKIKAGEFSRLIAKAGGKENAFTGADYTCYFQQLEKSNLELSFRLEADRMQNLNLSKEEFDKEIKVVMEERRWRTDDKPTSQVKEQFASTVFKSHPYSRPVVGWMNDLENMTVEDAREWYQNWYAPNNAILVVVGDIQANDVLNLAKKYFEKIPARKIPERKPQVEAKQIGERRSVIKAPSELSYLLMGYQAPTLMDPLGNNESSWEPYALEMLSNILAGNGSSRLNQNIVRNQRLAVNVSAGYDSTSRGRISLFELEGTPNDFKKINELENALLQEIEKIKKDGVTQEELDRVKSMVIASDVYQKDSMFGMAMEIGQLETMGYSFHLSDGYIEKVNSVTSEQIKNVATKYLTRDKLSIVILDPQPMSEATLPKGRPHVH; this is translated from the coding sequence TTGTTAAAAAATATTTTACTTCTTTTGTTGTTGTTTCCAAGTTTGCTCTTAGCACAAACTCAAGAATTTAAGCTTTCCAATGGGTTAAAAGTTTTTGTGAGAGAAGATCATCGCTCACCTGTGGTTGTATCTCAGGTTTGGTATCGAGCAGGGAGTCTTGATGAGGTGAATGGGAAAACTGGAGTAGCTCATGTTCTCGAGCATATGATGTTTAAAGGAACCAAGAAAATTAAGGCTGGTGAGTTTTCAAGGTTGATCGCAAAGGCAGGTGGAAAAGAAAATGCATTTACAGGCGCCGACTATACCTGTTATTTCCAGCAGCTTGAGAAATCAAATCTCGAACTTTCATTCAGGTTAGAGGCCGATCGCATGCAAAATCTTAATTTATCTAAGGAAGAATTCGATAAGGAAATTAAGGTTGTAATGGAGGAGCGAAGATGGAGGACTGACGATAAACCAACTTCACAAGTAAAAGAACAATTTGCGTCAACAGTTTTTAAATCTCACCCATATAGCAGGCCCGTAGTTGGATGGATGAATGATTTAGAAAACATGACAGTAGAAGATGCGAGAGAATGGTATCAAAACTGGTATGCACCCAACAATGCAATTCTTGTAGTAGTTGGAGATATTCAAGCTAATGATGTGCTTAATTTAGCAAAGAAGTATTTTGAAAAAATTCCTGCACGAAAAATTCCAGAAAGAAAACCTCAGGTTGAGGCTAAACAAATTGGTGAAAGAAGATCGGTTATTAAGGCGCCAAGTGAATTATCCTATCTATTAATGGGTTATCAAGCACCAACTCTAATGGATCCTTTGGGCAATAATGAATCATCTTGGGAGCCTTATGCCTTAGAGATGTTATCTAATATTCTGGCTGGGAATGGTTCATCAAGACTTAATCAAAACATTGTCAGAAATCAACGTTTGGCAGTGAATGTGAGCGCTGGATATGACTCAACATCCAGAGGAAGAATTAGTCTTTTTGAGTTAGAGGGCACTCCAAATGACTTTAAGAAGATCAATGAGCTTGAAAATGCATTGCTCCAAGAAATTGAGAAAATTAAAAAAGATGGCGTAACCCAGGAAGAATTAGATAGAGTTAAATCTATGGTCATCGCAAGCGATGTATACCAAAAAGACTCAATGTTCGGGATGGCGATGGAAATTGGTCAACTTGAAACAATGGGTTATTCATTTCACTTAAGTGATGGTTATATTGAAAAAGTAAATAGCGTTACTTCTGAACAAATAAAAAATGTAGCTACGAAATACTTAACTCGAGATAAATTATCTATAGTAATTCTCGACCCTCAGCCAATGTCGGAAGCTACCTTACCGAAGGGGCGGCCTCATGTTCATTAA
- a CDS encoding M16 family metallopeptidase has protein sequence MFIKFIQIIFLFVCFMQNSFAALKIDTWNTQAGTKVFFVENHDLPILDININFFAGSAQDPAGKEGLANLTRHLMNLGAGGINEEKLANQFSDIGAVIKGDVDLDRAYFKLRTLSSSSQKDKALTLFKNVIHSPDFPVQVIDREKNRFIASIKQAMTQPEAIANLAFMKSIYGEHPYAHDEAGSIETLQKLNQEDLKQFYKNYYLSSEASIVIVGDLNIDEAKKISESISQGLPQGNAKHKISAVTASNYVGVKKIQHPAKQAHILMGMPALKRGDKDYFPLYVGNYILGGGGFVSRLTEEVREKKGLVYSVYSYFMPLYAEGPLEIGLQTKKEQADEALTIVNSTIKKFIDDGPTEKELIAAKQNLVGGFPLRLDSNAKIVDYLSMIAFYNLPISYIDTYIQEINKVTTSQIKTTFKNKIDPNKLTTIIVGAE, from the coding sequence ATGTTCATTAAATTCATTCAAATTATTTTCTTGTTTGTATGTTTTATGCAAAATTCTTTTGCTGCATTAAAAATTGATACATGGAATACACAAGCAGGGACAAAAGTTTTTTTTGTCGAGAATCATGACCTTCCTATACTTGATATCAATATAAATTTTTTTGCAGGTAGCGCCCAAGATCCTGCTGGCAAAGAAGGTCTTGCTAATTTAACTCGTCACCTTATGAATTTGGGAGCTGGGGGCATAAATGAGGAAAAGTTAGCTAATCAATTTTCAGATATTGGAGCAGTCATTAAAGGGGATGTTGATCTCGACAGAGCCTATTTTAAATTAAGAACACTAAGCTCCTCTTCTCAAAAAGACAAAGCGCTTACTCTTTTTAAAAATGTAATTCATTCACCCGATTTTCCAGTGCAAGTGATAGACAGAGAAAAAAATAGATTTATTGCAAGCATTAAGCAAGCGATGACTCAGCCGGAAGCAATTGCTAATTTGGCATTCATGAAATCTATATATGGTGAACATCCCTATGCGCATGATGAAGCAGGTAGCATCGAGACGCTTCAAAAGTTAAATCAAGAAGATTTGAAACAGTTCTATAAAAACTATTATTTATCATCCGAAGCTTCTATTGTAATTGTTGGCGATCTTAATATTGATGAAGCTAAAAAAATAAGTGAATCAATCAGCCAAGGATTGCCTCAAGGAAATGCAAAACATAAAATCAGTGCTGTAACAGCCTCAAATTACGTTGGCGTTAAAAAAATACAACATCCTGCAAAACAGGCGCATATTTTGATGGGCATGCCTGCATTAAAGCGCGGAGATAAAGATTATTTTCCTCTTTATGTTGGTAATTATATTTTAGGAGGTGGTGGTTTTGTATCAAGGCTAACTGAAGAGGTCAGAGAAAAAAAAGGACTAGTTTATAGTGTCTATAGTTACTTTATGCCTCTCTACGCTGAAGGCCCCCTTGAAATTGGGTTGCAAACTAAAAAAGAACAAGCAGATGAAGCGCTTACTATTGTAAATAGCACGATTAAAAAATTTATCGATGATGGGCCTACTGAAAAAGAACTTATTGCTGCTAAACAAAATTTGGTCGGGGGATTCCCTTTAAGGTTAGATAGCAATGCAAAAATTGTTGATTATCTAAGTATGATTGCTTTCTATAACCTACCTATTTCTTATATCGATACTTACATACAAGAAATTAATAAAGTTACTACTAGCCAAATAAAGACAACATTTAAAAATAAAATTGAT